The following are encoded in a window of Amaranthus tricolor cultivar Red isolate AtriRed21 chromosome 2, ASM2621246v1, whole genome shotgun sequence genomic DNA:
- the LOC130805638 gene encoding uncharacterized protein LOC130805638 codes for MAETPKFHPALTITNVKSLIPITLDNEQSLYHSWATLFTNLVRVHDLYEHLVPPTKEIAKAAFQANKSADLAFWNRLDAVVLQWIYGTVSKDLLNAILRRNDTAEGAWKRLEALFQDNKASRATHLEEDFANADFESFDSIDNFCNHLQSLADRLADVDAPVTNGRLVLRLTGSLPEAYSGTVDYIQNQDPLPSFENCRSRLKMAERTIKARLAREAGGSRGSSAMMAASE; via the coding sequence ATGGCTGAAACACCAAAATTTCATCCAGCTCTTACCATTACTAATGTGAAATCTCTCATTCCTATCACACTAGACAATGAACAATCTCTTTATCACTCTTGGGCTACCCTATTTACAAATCTTGTTAGGGTCCATGATTTGTATGAACATTTGGTTCCCCCTACGAAAGAAATAGCAAAAGCTGCATTTCAGGCTAACAAATCGGCCGACCTTGCTTTCTGGAATCGTCTTGATGCGGTGGTGTTGCAATGGATATATGGTACGGTATCCAAAGACCTCCTTAATGCTATTCTCCGTCGTAATGACACGGCCGAAGGAGCATGGAAAAGACTTGAAGCTTTATTCCAAGATAACAAGGCTTCTCGTGCTACTCATCTTGAAGAAGATTTTGCTAATGCTGATTTTGAGTCTTTCGACTCCATTGATAATTTCTGTAACCACCTTCAATCTCTCGCGGATCGGCTCGCGGATGTTGATGCTCCCGTTACAAATGGTCGACTTGTCCTTCGACTCACTGGGTCTTTACCAGAAGCTTATAGTGGTACGGTGGATTATATTCAAAATCAAGACCCCTTACCATCGTTCGAGAATTGTCGATCTCGATTGAAAATGGCCGAGCGCACCATTAAAGCACGGCTTGCTCGTGAGGCAGGAGGTTCTCGGGGTTCCTCGGCGATGATGGCTGCTTCTGAATGA